The following proteins are encoded in a genomic region of Pyrus communis chromosome 11, drPyrComm1.1, whole genome shotgun sequence:
- the LOC137749336 gene encoding serine/threonine-protein kinase 12-like — protein MKTMREILRANSSDDFDMQMIGKFLSFASRGDRVGLNQMLIQGISPDVQDYDNRTALHLAASEGHTPIVELLVCYKANVNLKDRWKRTPLTDARLYGHRDICRILEVNGGNDFTNDQLMTVRHEEDSNDVKFDMSELNTEHSSTIRLGSFGESERVKWRGTWVVKTVVKSQICNPVKMILSAKDNTLLRELRHPNILQFLGSIVQQEEMVLITEYLPKGNLENILRQKARLDLPTAFRYALDIARGMNYLHQHKPCPIVHNHLGTRNLLQDEGGHLKIGEYWVQMLYQPINPDQNGKRSNPRNIENLKDDTKKDVRTFGFIFYQMLEGGHFMNSTNSDTKNEEPVDFKPKFHLSRCTNRIHELIEDCTSNNPSEIPSFGTVIEILEEESSSFGRAVCPC, from the exons aTGAAGACCATGCGCGAGATTCTGCGTGCCAATTCTTCGGATGATTTCGATATGCAGATGATAGGCAAATTCTTGAGTTTCGCTTCCAGAGGCGACAGGGTTGGATTGAACCAGATGTTGATCCAGGGCATATCTCCTGATGTCCAAGACTACGACAACAGGACCGCGCTCCATCTCGCCGCGAGCGAAGGTCACACCCCCATTGTTGAGCTTCTTGTGTGTTACAAGGCCAATGTTAATCTCAAAGATCGATGGAAACGGACT CCCCTGACAGATGCGAGACTCTATGGACATCGGGATATATGCAGGATTCTTGAAGTAAATGGTGGCAATGACTTTACCAATGATCAACTAATG ACTGTTCGACATGAAGAAGATTCAAATGATGTAAAGTTTGACATGTCAGAACTAAACACAGAGCATTCATCAACAATTCGGCTG GGTTCATTTGGTGAATCTGAAAGGGTCAAATGGCGTGGAACATGGGTTGTTAAGACTGTTGTCAAGAGCCAAATATGCAATCCTGTAAAAAT GATCCTCTCTGCTAAGGATAACACTCTCCTGCGAGAACTTAGACATCCCAATATTTTGCAATTTCTTGGTTCGATAGTGCAGCAGGAAGAGATGGTTCTGATTACTGAGTATCTACCAAAA GGTAACCTGGAAAACATTTTGAGGCAAAAAGCTCGACTTGATTTACCTACTGCTTTTCGCTATGCCCTTGATATTGCTAG GGGAATGAACTATCTTCACCAACACAAGCCCTGCCCAATAGTTCACAACCATTTGGGTACCAG AAACTTGTTGCAGGACGAAGGTGGACACTTGAAGATCGGCGAGTATTGGGTTCAAATGTTGTACCAGCCAATTAACCCAGATCAAAATG GGAAAAGAAGCAATCCCCGTAACATCGAAAACCTAAAAGACGACACCAAGAAAGATGTTCGTACATTTGGTTTCATATTTTATCAG ATGCTAGAAGGAGGGCACTTCATGAACAGCACGAACTCTGACACCAAAAATGAGGAACCTGTTGATTTTAAGCCGAAATTCCACTTAAGTCGATGTACAAACAGAATTCATGA GTTGATAGAGGATTGTACAAGTAATAATCCTTCGGAAATACCCTCATTTGGTACTGTCATCGAGATTCTGGAAGAGGAATCGTCATCTTTTGGGAGAGCTGTATGCCCTTGTTGA
- the LOC137749410 gene encoding uncharacterized protein: MGNYISCSLATPILSKHGKPAATKVIIPSGEIKQFHVPIKAAELMLDTPNFFLVNTKSLRVGRRFSPLNADEDLDIGDVYVMFPMIRLNSTVTTADMGPLFLKATASSSSSKWASGRNVKVRPADDHHQATKFAHDDGEEGKMIESWRESSDNKAAMPKLNLDDIEDFSAPEFMHRLSMSRSKKPLLETIAEESAVSVSSR, encoded by the coding sequence ATGGGCAACTACATTTCTTGCAGCCTAGCAACCCCAATATTGAGCAAGCATGGGAAACCTGCAGCCACCAAAGTGATCATCCCAAGCGGCGAAATCAAACAATTTCACGTCCCCATAAAGGCCGCCGAGCTCATGCTCGACACCCCAAACTTCTTTCTCGTGAACACCAAGTCTCTTCGTGTCGGAAGAAGATTTTCACCTCTCAATGCCGACGAAGACTTAGATATCGGCGACGTATACGTCATGTTCCCCATGATaaggctcaactccaccgtcaCAACGGCTGATATGGGGCCACTGTTCCTCAAGGCCACCGCGTCCAGCTCCTCAAGCAAGTGGGCTTCCGGGAGAAACGTGAAGGTGAGGCCGGCTGATGATCACCATCAGGCCACGAAATTTGCTCATGATGACGGCGAAGAGGGTAAGATGATTGAGAGTTGGAGGGAAAGTTCGGATAATAAGGCGGCGATGCCGAAGTTGAATTTGGATGATATAGAAGATTTCTCGGCGCCGGAGTTCATGCACAGATTGTCTATGAGTAGGTCAAAGAAGCCATTGCTGGAGACCATAGCAGAAGAGTCTGCAGTTTCTGTTTCTTCAAGGTGA